From Acomys russatus chromosome 2, mAcoRus1.1, whole genome shotgun sequence, one genomic window encodes:
- the Chmp5 gene encoding charged multivesicular body protein 5: MNRFFGKAKPKAPPPSLTDCIGTVDSRAESIDKKISRLDAELVKYKDQIKKMREGPAKNMVKQKALRVLKQKRMYEQQRDNLAQQSFNMEQANYTIQTLKDTKTTVDAMKLGVKEMKKAYKQVKVDQIEDLQDQLEDMMEDANEIQEALGRSYGTPELDEDDLEAELDALGDELLADEDSSYLDEAASAPAIPEGVPTDTKNKDGVLVDEFGLPQIPAS; this comes from the exons ATGAACCGATTCTTCGGAAAAGCGAAACCCAAGGCTCCGCCACCTAGCCTGACTGACTGCATTGGGACG GTGGATAGCAGGGCAGAATCCATTGACAAAAAGATTTCCCGGTTGGACGCTGAGCTAGTGAAATACAAGGATCAAATCAAGAAGATGAGAGAGGGTCCTGCTAAG AACATGGTCAAACAGAAAGCCCTGAGGGTTTTAAAGCAAAAGCGGAT GTATGAGCAGCAGCGAGACAACCTTGCCCAACAGTCCTTTAACATGGAGCAGGCTAATTACACCATCCAGACATTGAAGGACACCAAGACCACG GTTGACGCCATGAAATTGGGagtaaaggaaatgaagaaggCGTACAAGCAAGTGAAAGTTGACCAGATTGAg GATTTACAAGACCAGCTGGAAGACATGATGGAAGATGCAAATGAAATCCAGGAAGCACTGGGCCGCAGCTACGGCACCCCAGAGCTGGATGAGGACGACCTGGAAGCAG AGTTGGATGCGCTGGGCGACGAGCTGCTGGCTGATGAGGATAGCTCTTATCTGGACGAAGCAGCTTCTGCACCTGCAATTCCAGAAGGTGTTCCCACTGACACGAAAAACAAG GATGGAGTACTGGTGGATGAATTTGGATTGCCACAGATCCCAGCTTCGTAG